The DNA region TGGTGCCGGGTGTCGTTACTGAGGATGTCCCATACGACGTGGCCTACAGGCTATCCCAGGAGGCCTTAGGGAGACTAAGCAGGAAGGCTGAGGGGCTTGGCATTACCCTTGCTATTGAGAACGTGTGCAATAACTTCCTCCTAAGCCCAATGGAGTTCGCCAGGTTCATAGATGAGTTGAATAGCCCAGCCGTTGGTGCTTACTTAGATATTGGCAATGTAATGGATTGCAGGCTCGGCTACCCTCAGCATTGGGTTAGGATACTTGGTGGTAGGGTTAGGAGGGTTCACATTAAGGACTACAGCATTGGCCTGAGGGGCATTACAGACCTATTCAACGGTGACGTGAACTGGGCAGCCGTAATGAAGGCTCTTAAGGATGTTGGGTACGACGGCTACTTGACGGCTGAACTACACCCATTCAACGCCGCATATGAACTCTACTTTAGACAGCTTGCCGAGAGGATGAGGATGCTCCTAACACTATAGGGTGGTTGGCGTGGGTAGGGTCGTTGGCGTAGGCCTAATTGGACACGGCTTCATGGGTAGGGCCCATAGTTTGGCCTGGAGGAATATTACATTGTTCACGGACAGCCCAATTAAACCCATGCTTAAGGCCGTTGCAGGTAGGAGGGAGGATGCCATTAGGGATTTCGCATCTAGGTTCGGCTTCGAGAGGTATTACACGGACTATAGGCTAATGCTGAAGGACCCCGACATCGAGGTTATTGACAACGTTACGCCAAACCACATGCATAAGGGGCCCACAATTGGGGCCATTGAGGCTGGCAAACACGTTATTGTTGAGAAGCCCCCAGCCCTAAACGCCCAGGAGGCCTACGAGATGTATAAGGCTGCCGAGAGGGCTGGCGTGGTTAACATGGTTGCCTTCAACTACAGGTTCGTGCCGGCAATAGTGCTTGCCAGGCAGTTGATTTCAAGTGGAAGATTAGG from Caldivirga sp. includes:
- a CDS encoding sugar phosphate isomerase/epimerase; translated protein: MRIATDLWHRRGYSITEELKLIKETGFDGVEFTVSEANENLPAISDRGYLRIEHIMDDARELRKLANDVGLEIHSVRSGLLWRYPLTSPDPAIRDRAIEIAERELEACSLMGATALLMVPGVVTEDVPYDVAYRLSQEALGRLSRKAEGLGITLAIENVCNNFLLSPMEFARFIDELNSPAVGAYLDIGNVMDCRLGYPQHWVRILGGRVRRVHIKDYSIGLRGITDLFNGDVNWAAVMKALKDVGYDGYLTAELHPFNAAYELYFRQLAERMRMLLTL